Proteins encoded within one genomic window of Brassica rapa cultivar Chiifu-401-42 chromosome A09, CAAS_Brap_v3.01, whole genome shotgun sequence:
- the LOC103865427 gene encoding transcription factor TCP7: MSNNNDGALVVKKPPAKDRHSKVDGRGRRIRMPIICAARVFQLTRELGHKSDGQTIEWLLRQAEPSIIAATGTGTTPASFSTVSASLRGNSTTTTNCSLSSSLDQKPMLGSSPFILGKRVRADEDTPSGFWAVPARQEFGQVWSFAAGATQEMLLQQQQQQAAGLFVHQQQQQQQAAMGEASAARVGNYLPGHLNLLASLSSGAPGSGRGEDDDQR, encoded by the coding sequence ATGTCTAACAACAACGACGGAGCTCTTGTCGTGAAGAAACCTCCGGCGAAAGATAGACACAGCAAAGTCGACGGAAGAGGGAGAAGGATACGTATGCCTATCATCTGCGCAGCTCGTGTCTTCCAGCTAACAAGAGAGCTCGGCCACAAATCAGACGGTCAAACCATCGAGTGGCTACTGCGTCAAGCTGAGCCTTCAATCATAGCCGCGACAGGAACCGGCACAACTCCGGCGAGTTTCTCCACCGTGTCAGCCTCACTCCGAGGAaactccaccaccaccacgaaTTGCTCCTTGTCCTCGTCTCTAGATCAAAAACCTATGCTAGGTTCATCACCGTTTATACTCGGAAAGCGCGTGAGAGCCGACGAGGATACACCGTCTGGGTTCTGGGCGGTTCCGGCGAGGCAGGAGTTCGGACAGGTCTGGAGCTTTGCCGCAGGAGCTACACAAGAGATGTTGTTACAACAACAGCAGCAACAAGCAGCTGGGCTTTTTGTCCAccagcagcagcaacagcaaCAAGCTGCAATGGGTGAAGCTTCGGCGGCTAGAGTTGGGAACTATCTTCCGGGTCATCTTAATCTGCTTGCTTCTTTATCTAGTGGAGCTCCCGGGTCCGGTCGGGGAGAGGATGATGACCAGCGTTGA
- the LOC103865402 gene encoding protein TRANSPARENT TESTA 16 isoform X1, translated as MGRGKIEIKKIENKTSRQVTFSKRRNGLIKKTRELSVLCDAHIGLIVFSTTGKLTQYCSEHSNMPQLIDRYLTKEGLQLPDLNDDRDDLRHEIEILRRETCKLELRLRPYHGHDLASIPPHELEGLEQQLEHSVRKVRERKKELLQQQLGNLSRKKRMLEDDNNNMYRWLHDEHRTGVEFQQAGIETKPMEYQQFLEQVQYYNDHHQQQSSVLQLPTLPSEIDLSYHLQLAQPNLQNDPTTKVD; from the exons ATGGGAAGGGGGAAGATCGAGATAAAGAAGATAGAGAATAAGACATCGAGGCAAGTGACCTTCTCCAAGAGAAGAAATGGTCTTATCAAGAAGACTCGTGAGCTCTCTGTTCTTTGTGATGCTCACATCGGTCTCATCGTCTTCTCCACCACCGGAAAGCTTACCCAGTACTGCTCCGAACACTCTAA TATGCCTCAGCTCATTGACAGATATTTGACAAAAGAAGGATTGCAACTTCCTGACCTTAATGACGACCGG GATGACCTGCGCCATGAGATTGAAATATTAAGAAGGGAGACATGTAAGCTTGAGCTCCGTCTGCGTCCATACCATGGACATGACTTAGCCTCCATTCCTCCACACGAGCTCGAGGGGCTAGAGCAACAGCTCGAACATTCTGTCCGTAAAGTCCGTGAGCGTAAG AAGGAGTTGCTGCAGCAACAGTTGGGGAATCTTAGCAGAAAG AAGCGGATGCTAGAAGACGATAACAACAATATGTACCGTTGG CTTCATGATGAGCATCGTACGGGGGTTGAGTTTCAGCAAGCTGGGATAGAGACCAAACCAATGGAGTATCAACAGTTTCTAGAGCAGGTTCAGTACTATAATGATCATCATCAGCAACAAAGCAGTGTTCTTCAGCTCCCTACGCTTCCTTCAGAGATTGATCTTAGTTACCATCTCCAGCTTGCTCAGCCTAATCTTCAAAACGATCCAACGACCAAGGTTGATTAA
- the LOC103865402 gene encoding protein TRANSPARENT TESTA 16 isoform X2: MGRGKIEIKKIENKTSRQVTFSKRRNGLIKKTRELSVLCDAHIGLIVFSTTGKLTQYCSEHSNMPQLIDRYLTKEGLQLPDLNDDRDDLRHEIEILRRETCKLELRLRPYHGHDLASIPPHELEGLEQQLEHSVRKVRERKELLQQQLGNLSRKKRMLEDDNNNMYRWLHDEHRTGVEFQQAGIETKPMEYQQFLEQVQYYNDHHQQQSSVLQLPTLPSEIDLSYHLQLAQPNLQNDPTTKVD; encoded by the exons ATGGGAAGGGGGAAGATCGAGATAAAGAAGATAGAGAATAAGACATCGAGGCAAGTGACCTTCTCCAAGAGAAGAAATGGTCTTATCAAGAAGACTCGTGAGCTCTCTGTTCTTTGTGATGCTCACATCGGTCTCATCGTCTTCTCCACCACCGGAAAGCTTACCCAGTACTGCTCCGAACACTCTAA TATGCCTCAGCTCATTGACAGATATTTGACAAAAGAAGGATTGCAACTTCCTGACCTTAATGACGACCGG GATGACCTGCGCCATGAGATTGAAATATTAAGAAGGGAGACATGTAAGCTTGAGCTCCGTCTGCGTCCATACCATGGACATGACTTAGCCTCCATTCCTCCACACGAGCTCGAGGGGCTAGAGCAACAGCTCGAACATTCTGTCCGTAAAGTCCGTGAGCGTAAG GAGTTGCTGCAGCAACAGTTGGGGAATCTTAGCAGAAAG AAGCGGATGCTAGAAGACGATAACAACAATATGTACCGTTGG CTTCATGATGAGCATCGTACGGGGGTTGAGTTTCAGCAAGCTGGGATAGAGACCAAACCAATGGAGTATCAACAGTTTCTAGAGCAGGTTCAGTACTATAATGATCATCATCAGCAACAAAGCAGTGTTCTTCAGCTCCCTACGCTTCCTTCAGAGATTGATCTTAGTTACCATCTCCAGCTTGCTCAGCCTAATCTTCAAAACGATCCAACGACCAAGGTTGATTAA
- the LOC103865402 gene encoding protein TRANSPARENT TESTA 16 isoform X3, producing MGRGKIEIKKIENKTSRQVTFSKRRNGLIKKTRELSVLCDAHIGLIVFSTTGKLTQYCSEHSNMPQLIDRYLTKEGLQLPDLNDDRDDLRHEIEILRRETCKLELRLRPYHGHDLASIPPHELEGLEQQLEHSVRKVRERKQQLGNLSRKKRMLEDDNNNMYRWLHDEHRTGVEFQQAGIETKPMEYQQFLEQVQYYNDHHQQQSSVLQLPTLPSEIDLSYHLQLAQPNLQNDPTTKVD from the exons ATGGGAAGGGGGAAGATCGAGATAAAGAAGATAGAGAATAAGACATCGAGGCAAGTGACCTTCTCCAAGAGAAGAAATGGTCTTATCAAGAAGACTCGTGAGCTCTCTGTTCTTTGTGATGCTCACATCGGTCTCATCGTCTTCTCCACCACCGGAAAGCTTACCCAGTACTGCTCCGAACACTCTAA TATGCCTCAGCTCATTGACAGATATTTGACAAAAGAAGGATTGCAACTTCCTGACCTTAATGACGACCGG GATGACCTGCGCCATGAGATTGAAATATTAAGAAGGGAGACATGTAAGCTTGAGCTCCGTCTGCGTCCATACCATGGACATGACTTAGCCTCCATTCCTCCACACGAGCTCGAGGGGCTAGAGCAACAGCTCGAACATTCTGTCCGTAAAGTCCGTGAGCGTAAG CAACAGTTGGGGAATCTTAGCAGAAAG AAGCGGATGCTAGAAGACGATAACAACAATATGTACCGTTGG CTTCATGATGAGCATCGTACGGGGGTTGAGTTTCAGCAAGCTGGGATAGAGACCAAACCAATGGAGTATCAACAGTTTCTAGAGCAGGTTCAGTACTATAATGATCATCATCAGCAACAAAGCAGTGTTCTTCAGCTCCCTACGCTTCCTTCAGAGATTGATCTTAGTTACCATCTCCAGCTTGCTCAGCCTAATCTTCAAAACGATCCAACGACCAAGGTTGATTAA
- the LOC103837346 gene encoding protein MIZU-KUSSEI 1, translating into MAKPNTHDFASKRHNSFHWTTKVGSDENDDVSSRNPLPDNTKPVPKHNPSSSKRKLQTFAVSRLRSVISSLSRARPGNNNSGLGSRVVGTLFGSRRGHVHFSVQKDPTSPPAFLIELATPISGLVKEMASGLVRIALECDKAKEEAKEDGDRRPRRLVEEPVWRTYCNGKKCGFAARRECGEKEKKVLKALEMVSMGAGVLPETEETSGGGGGGEIMYMRAKFERIVGSRDSEAFYMMNPDSNGAPELSIYLLRI; encoded by the coding sequence ATGGCGAAACCAAACACACATGACTTTGCCTCCAAGAGACACAACAGTTTCCACTGGACAACCAAAGTCGGATCAGACGAAAACGACGACGTTTCTTCCCGTAACCCTCTCCCCGACAACACTAAACCCGTTCCCAAACACAACCCTTCCTCTTCCAAAAGAAAGCTCCAGACTTTCGCCGTCTCTCGTCTCCGTTCAGTCATCTCCTCTCTCAGCAGAGCCCGACCCGGTAACAACAACTCCGGACTCGGGTCCCGGGTCGTGGGCACCCTCTTCGGATCACGCCGCGGACACGTGCATTTCTCCGTCCAGAAAGACCCGACTTCCCCGCCGGCGTTTCTCATCGAGCTCGCTACTCCGATCAGTGGACTCGTCAAGGAGATGGCTTCGGGACTCGTGAGGATCGCTCTGGAGTGCGACAAGGCCAAAGAGGAAGCTAAAGAAGACGGTGACCGCCGTCCACGGCGGTTGGTGGAGGAGCCTGTGTGGAGGACTTACTGCAACGGGAAGAAGTGCGGGTTCGCGGCGAGGAGGGAGTGTGgtgagaaggagaagaaagttCTGAAGGCGCTCGAGATGGTCTCCATGGGCGCCGGAGTTTTACCGGAGACGGAGGAGACGTCCGGCGGTGGCGGTGGAGGAGAGATAATGTATATGAGGGCGAAGTTCGAGAGAATCGTGGGGTCGCGTGACTCTGAAGCTTTCTACATGATGAATCCTGATAGCAATGGAGCGCCGGAGCTCAGTATCTATCTGCTCAGAATCTGA
- the LOC103837349 gene encoding protein Dr1 homolog isoform X2, translating to MDPMDIVGKSKEDASLPKATMTKIIKEMLPPDVRVARDAQDLLIECCVEFINLVSSESNEVCNKEDRRTIAPEHVLKALQVLGFGEYIEEVYAAYEQHKYETMDTQRSVKCNSGAQMTEEEAAAEQQRMFAEARARMNGGAPVPQPQHPETEHPESDHPETDQRSLQS from the exons ATGGATCCGATGGATATAGTCGGCAAATCCAAAGAAGACGCTTCGCTTCCTAAAG CTACGATGACTAAGATTATAAAGGAGATGTTACCACCTGATGTTCGTGTTGCTAGAGACGCTCAAGATCTTCTTATCGAGTGTTGTGTAG agtttataaatcttgtGTCTTCAGAATCTAATGAGGTTTGTAACAAAGAGGATAGAAGAACGATTGCTCCTGAGCATGTTCTCAAGGCGTTACAG GTTCTGGGTTTTGGAGAATATATAGAGGAAGTCTATGCTGCTTATGAGCAACATAAGTATGAAACCATG GACACACAGAGAAGTGTGAAATGCAACAGCGGAGCTCAGATGACTGAGGAGGAAGCTGCAGCTGAGCAGCAACGTATGTTTGCTGAAGCGCGTGCGAGAATGAACGGAGGTGCTCCGGTTCCTCAACCGCAACATCCTGAAACCGAACATCCTGAGTCTGACCATCCCGAAACCGACCAGAGAAGTCTGCAAAGCTAA
- the LOC103837349 gene encoding protein Dr1 homolog isoform X1 yields MDPMDIVGKSKEDASLPKATMTKIIKEMLPPDVRVARDAQDLLIECCVEFINLVSSESNEVCNKEDRRTIAPEHVLKALQVLGFGEYIEEVYAAYEQHKYETMQDTQRSVKCNSGAQMTEEEAAAEQQRMFAEARARMNGGAPVPQPQHPETEHPESDHPETDQRSLQS; encoded by the exons ATGGATCCGATGGATATAGTCGGCAAATCCAAAGAAGACGCTTCGCTTCCTAAAG CTACGATGACTAAGATTATAAAGGAGATGTTACCACCTGATGTTCGTGTTGCTAGAGACGCTCAAGATCTTCTTATCGAGTGTTGTGTAG agtttataaatcttgtGTCTTCAGAATCTAATGAGGTTTGTAACAAAGAGGATAGAAGAACGATTGCTCCTGAGCATGTTCTCAAGGCGTTACAG GTTCTGGGTTTTGGAGAATATATAGAGGAAGTCTATGCTGCTTATGAGCAACATAAGTATGAAACCATG CAGGACACACAGAGAAGTGTGAAATGCAACAGCGGAGCTCAGATGACTGAGGAGGAAGCTGCAGCTGAGCAGCAACGTATGTTTGCTGAAGCGCGTGCGAGAATGAACGGAGGTGCTCCGGTTCCTCAACCGCAACATCCTGAAACCGAACATCCTGAGTCTGACCATCCCGAAACCGACCAGAGAAGTCTGCAAAGCTAA